aataaaaagtatactcGATCGTTTTATAGTACTGAAAGTTATAATGAAACTTATAATACTTTCACTGTCTAGCCAAGACGAGATAGCAACGAATGATCTACCAGTTATGATCGATTATGTACTTCATACGACAAAACAAAAAACTCTGCGTTACATCGGTCACTCCATGGGAACTACCGTATTATTGATTTTACTGTCCACGAAGCCTGAGtacaatgcaaaaataaaaataggtgtcCTTCTTTCTCCAGTCGGTATTCTCAAAGACGTATCTGCTATAATAGAACCTATTCGTCCCAAAATTCCACAAATTAAGGTAAACAGatgtgaaaattatttaatatatgagcactttttttcttaaacttttctttttatgaataaaacaatGAGAGAATTAAccctttaattattattttaattgttcctcttacttttttttgtatatacgaACAGAAATTATACAAAGAAaaggaaattattaaattctagCTGAGGTGTtgttttttcgcaataaaattatttacggtTTTCtgggagggaggaggggggtttataagtatttttgaagcaataatattatgtattccgGCTTTATAACTATGTTCCAAATTTCTATGAATATGCGGCATGCAGTTCAAATAAactggagattgtaaaaattaaaaattattattcagcatcgCGACTGACACATATAGGCCTGCTAACCTTGTGTTTGACATTTTCGTCAATCCGGATTTaacttgttattatttatataattatatatttacatgagCGTCTAATGAGCGTCAACTTTTAACAgagattttgattttattaatcttgtattattaaaagaagtttTTAGATTGAAATGTTCAAAGAAGCGATCACCACTATATTAATCATCTTTTCTATATCCTTGTTGTAtagtttgtatattttataatatctgctctatattattaattatacgttGTAGAAgctgttatattatttatagataagttaattttgatatattatattttataattttaatcacaaTTCTTTTGTGTTTACATGTTTTAcacttatattataattgttaattagaaattacatatatatttttttattaggaatTTTTTGATTCCAATGAAATATATGAAGTAGTTCCCTTAACATCGACGAGCGTTAAGATCGCAAGAACACTATGTGCAGAGAGGGCAATTACTCAGCCTGTTTGCACGACAATTATGTTTCTAATAACCGGATTCGATGCACCACAAGTGAACACTGTATGTTGTATATCTTCATTTCAGCacgaatttttgattaattatattataacagtaccactatctttattttttgtaagaattgaaaattacaaaataatgtttttatattttcgtatacaatacataaatcaaaattatttttaacgaagtCATTCCTTGCAGACGGCATTACCGGAAATACTATCGTATTTTCCGGCCGGTGGTTCcacgaaaaatttatatcattattatcaaaatatcatggcacgtaagtatttttttctcattagatatataataacataaattattgtgttaattactttaattactaaagaaagacctttttcaaatatcttttacttttaattccACGTTTATGTagataattaatgttaattgttGCAGAAAAATTTCAAGCCTATGATTATGGACCTTTAGGCAATTACAAGCATTATGGGCAAAAAACACCCTTAATATACGATCTTAAAAAAATCGTTGCGCCTTTAGCTTTATTTTACGGCGCTAACGATCAGATTAATTTAAGATCAGTAAGTTCACTTTTGAttcttacatataaaaatattctttgattaaaaaatgtatattgaaaagaaaagaaatggaattttataaattatatacttatatatacgtatatatctcgttttatttaaataatttgaaaataatattgcaaaacaatttaagatataaaaataatatttttatatttttattcctttttattttgttgttttcACATTAACTTagatataatttggaaaagGAAAGATAgagataatatacattttaatctaattaaaaaaaaaataaaacatttcttcaTCATTAGATAATTatcaagttaattttatatacatacttaacACTGACTATGCTTGTATTAAAAAATCACTTATAACGAAGTTAGCGCACTATTATGTCATTCTATCATTATCGTATATTAGAAGTACTTAAAACAAATTTAGAATGACAAAAATGCGCTAATCATTATAAGTGCGTACTAAATACGGGTCACGGTATATTTATCTGCATTTTATGCAAACTAAAATTTActtagataaaaaaatcaaaaaaaaaaatatatatatatatatttttttttttaaataatttaacattgaacttttaaataaaactataacttttttttcacaatatcatttttctcacttttctttctttttttatgccTTTTTTCTATCTCTCCCATTCATTTCTTTAacctatatatataaaaatagcttttaagaaataattgctTATGTTTCTCATGTCATTGTtctaattttgtcattttttgtatttcttttttccaGAATGTTCTCGAGACATCTAAATTTCTGCCGAACGTTGTCCTACTGGAAGAAAAtccatataaaatgtttaatcatATAGATTTTACATGGGCCAAAGatggaaaatttttattgttcgaCCGTCTTATAGGGCTACTTCAGGCGTTTGATGTACATACAGAGAAacgaaataattattctaatattaatattatcttctagaaaaaatttatgtttaggTTACGTAAAAGATACTTTTatcttgagaaaaaaaaattgatatgaaaTTACTAGCCAAAAATGCTTATCCTTTTTTTGACAAACGAAATATGAAAATGTGACAACGCTATTACTGccgaaaaagtttttattagcTCGTCACAAGTCAAGTAAGAAATAGAACTGAAAGATagtatatatcaaatatgtactgtattatatttcttactttttattcgaaaactttaatataatatatccaTTGAaatgttactattattattaaatttattttattatttcattatgtaaattttacatttttatatagtttatatttctgtataaatttttctttatttaaattgtaaatatgtcttcacaaatgtaatattataaatacttgtaaatactttcgtatattaatatacatataatgaatatttgtaATCTCATTATTactcattttgttattaaactttgtacatctattttattacaatatttttctatgttaaTTGCTATTTGAGATACTGCtgattaattattactatttacattgattgaaaattttaaagtagTAATTGAATTCGTTTTATTATTAGCAaatagttgaaattaaaaatttattttgtcttaATTTACAGCCTCCGCgtgtatgattttaataatgacCTGTGTAGAAACTTACAGAAATGAGCCAGTTACAACTTCGTTTTTTctcatttgttttaataatcacTCATTATACATATctacttatacatatacaatttgtatatataatatacaaacaataaatattattgctttcctttgtaacatttatttttacttttgtggAATAATGTCATGGCAACGCGGACGGATATGACACTTACAGTGACAATAATCAAACAGTCATTACTTCAACATTTCTAGAATGACgttgttatatattatgtacattgTGACATACAAacgtatttcaaaaattatactttcTTCGATTGAAGCTACAGTCTCTCTAGCTATGCTAAACCAGACTGGCAGTACCGATGTTGATGACGACGTTGTCAGCATTTCTCTCGTAAACCGTTAGGTCGTGCCTTCTGGGCTGCTCCAGTAAGGCAGCGAGCTGTTCTCCACTCGTGAATGATCCTGTCGAAGGTGATAAGATCACGTCGCATTCTAACTGACCTGCACCGAGatgaaacaatattatttcacgtgatatcttttttctataacATATCAATTGTTTTAAACGtctaattaacttaaaatttcagctaatttgtttaataagaaTACATAGTGTTCAGCAACAGGTGGGAGAAAATTTAAGCAGtgattttaaatgataaaataaaacaaaaatcaaaagtataacaaaattgttgtattttatgtaatgtaacaaagttgattaaatttctgttttttattattattattattataaatgtttatttttacgtaatattctatttcaatattataaaaatgttggaatattataaaaatgttgtacaaatattattgtgGTAAAAAGTTAATGcgatttatgtatataatttccataaactttataattattatatttaaaagttataatattctcgataatttaaaatgttgaaatattaaataatatcatttatttcttcatttataatatttacgtaatattttcAGGGATTTATGtataaccattttttattaatattacgggaatgttacttaatataaaaataacattacgcGATTATAGGCTTGCATCTTATTGTTTATATCTAAACTATTAGTGcataatcttttattatatttttacctgATAATGAAGGCGACGCGCCTTTGCTGGAGCCATACATGCGGGTGCTGTAGCCGGAATCGTTATGAGTGTCGTGCAGAGGTGGTGTTGGACTGTACACGGGATTACGAGATCGATACGGCATCCTCGCAATATTGTCATAAGGCGCGTCTTTGGAGATGTCCTCTCTACAATTCATCTCTTTATATGTTTTGGATTGTTCGACGTCGTCGTCTTCCCCTTCGCTGCTCTCGCTTTCGTTATCTGCGACGTTAACGTCGATTAGGACAGACTATTCGAATCAGAGTGCATCATATAAGAGCGACGGTATAAAAAGTCGACACGTGTTTGAAAACGAAACGTTCTACGGCagttttacagtttttaaattacagtaaaattatttttttcttacagcTGTATTGTACTTCACGTTAATTTTTACGATCTTGTGTTAACTTGAAAGTATTGTGGTTATTCACGAAACATTGCGTCACCTTGAGAATGTACCCTCTGATTTTGCGTGCACTTGGTATGCTCGTCCAGACTGGCCTGTTCACTGCCTCCGGAGCGGATTCTTCGCCAACCATTATGCATATCAGGTACTTGCTGAAACCGCTTGATCATCTCGTGGACGCTGCGGCGACCATTCCACTCCGTCATATTTCCATCGCTAATCTTCTGGATCTTATTTTCATCCACTGACATATTCATGACGTGCATGTCGTACGACACgcaattcttaaaattaaaaggtAAACGTTAGATTAACATTCGCtatgtttatttcaaaataactaataaattgtttagatgtaaatatatacactgagagaaaaatttcttgtaaatgaagaaaaaatacattttcttaataccgtatatttttaactttgtatttttacatttttcacatttaaatagtgattttataaataatgttattaaacttgattaaattgttttcttatgttagattaaaaaatctaattatcttgaatataaaaatagtctgaCAACATTTTCtagaaagaaaaagtaatttcttcattttatcttggctgtaaataaataaagaaatgattaagatttatcgaataattttaatgttgtaagattttttctctgttataaaaaaagaaatttttttatacaagatcTTTTATTACATCGACAGATGCATTTTCagataatcaaatttattaaaaacggATTTTGTTCAGCAATATACCatcaaagaaacaaaaaaattatagtatattttaatatattttattattttaattacacggtttaatttgcaaaataaaaactgagtaaaatttttctgtcaGATTATGTTATCAATTCTgctagaaaattacgagttTGATATGGATGCAGTTGATCCGGAGCAATCTGTTGCAATTTTCTACTCCAAGTAAgctatcaataatttatttcttttataaacagttaaaataatttattaaatctcaaTTTAAAAATCGCGTTAACAtctactattttattattaatttcttaaagaaaataataattattacagtgAACGATAATATAGTTCAATCTTACTCTTTGCTGACGTCTGCCCTTCACAGGAACTGAGTCTGCTGGCATCATGTCTAAGGGCGAAGTTCCACTCGGCCCAATGACCCCATCGAACGTATCGTTCAATTTCGGAGGAATGTCCAGCACTCTGAGACTTGATTTAATCATTCCAGATCCCGAGGGTAGGTCCCTCATGGACGTGCTAAGTCTAGGTATAGCCGGTATATCGAGATCGTCTAGACTTCCCCGGTGAATCGGCGTTTCTCCAGGAATCTCGAAGCTGCGATCCTGCGGTCGGTCGTCCAACAGGTCCTCCAACGATCTCGTCCTCGTTGGCAATATCACATCCTGACTGTAATTGGTTTTCGCTGGTCTCTCGCTGTATCTGCCTCTGCCGCCTCGTTGCAGATGTTGCTGAAGGTGCGAGTACCTCTCGTCGCACTTGGAGCGCTCCTCCTGAACGCACCTGGTCAGCTCTGAGATTTGGCCCCTGGTCCTCCTCTCCAGATTGGCCACCTTCAGATCCAACTTCTCGTGAGCCTGATCCTCGTGAGCCTGATCGATGTGCGCTTTCAGTTCAGCCTTGTCCCGCTCCAGCTTCGCTTCCATGTGTCGGAAGAATGGTGCGCAATAGCACGTGTATCCCACGCCCACCGGGCCCTTTCTGATATTGCCCGCCAGGTCTAGGTAATACTGCTCACCCCGACCCAAAGGGTCAGAGGGTAGCGAATCTAGACGGGGTTGAGGGAATGCTTCCGGGTCCGGGTAGTAGTGACAGCCGTAGGGCGACCACTGCCGGCCCATGATAGCTTTTTCAAAACGCACTTTGTGCTGCTTGCTGTTGGACTTGTACTTCTTCCGGTCTTTCTTCGAGCTGCTCCCGCCGCCACCGCTTGTACCACTTCCGGTCTTTTCTCGCTTTTTGTCCGACTTCATTGGCTTGCCTGACAAAATGGTCAAAACAATGAAATAGTTTTAACAGTTGgttgatgaaattttatataaattatttgatgcAAAGCAAACTAATTCTTTGTCAATGTTATGTCAATGTtagatatttaattgaaaaataatgactCGCAAATAACATTCTTCGTATATACaacaattattaacaaattaatctttaatgtctgtgattaatttatataattatgaataattttaatatgtataattatttaatatttagacTTGGTTCTTACCGTCGTCTATTTTGCCATCTATCGAGTCGCCTTCCCGACTTTTGCTGCGCGTCCGGCTCTTACCACGTGCCTTGGAGATAATTTCCAGGATTTCTGTATGATTCTTACGGCGCGCAATATCCTTCGCTGTTTCGCCTTGCTTATTCCGTAAGCTTCGATCACAACTAGCTTCCAGCAGAATGCGCGTCAATTTCCGGCGACCCATCGCTGCTGCTATGTGCAAAGCAGTGTCGCCGTTCTAGGATgggaaaacaatttttattatgaaataaaattaaatgtacgtGTTATAGAATTGCAAAATAGTTTTTTGACAACAATTCGAACaagattattaattactttttcttgTAATTATGTTCACGATGATCTCAAACCATTAAAAGTTTAAAGACTCTGAACGttacattgatttttaaaattacattaaaaaaattaaaacacacttgttttttttttttaatgaataaaacttgtttaaaagCGATGAAAAACAGCAACAGAAAGCAAAACACAAAACAGTCATGAACAGAATTAACAatgaaagatataattaaaaaattttaatattatattaaataattttcatgatttatatatttataaaaacttctCAAAGttcttgaataatttaaaaagacaGAAAAAGTATAAAGAGGAACGAAGTTAACGCTAAACAAAATTGAAGAAATACAATTCTGAGTGATACAACAAAATACGTATTATTTAACAGAGATCTATTATTTCATACTTACTTTGTTTTGATCAGACACTTTGCATAGAGCTGAGATTAGTATACGCATTACGCCGGCGTGGCCATAACGTGCCGAAGTATGAAGTGGTGTATCACCATACTAAAACGAGTAAATTAAAGATTAACTTTTTCATGAACAAATACAATTAGTCGCATTCTAAACGGAACaaagttttttacttttaattatttatgtggTAATTGCAGAGAATTTGAAATGTCATTGTCAGCACATCATCATCTATTTACATCatcgaaaaaaattttccatattttatataattaaaagtattgcaTCATATTATTTTCTGCACATTTTTTACCACTTTAAatatcattatctttttatatttttctgaattgaaaatgaatttttaaatataattggccgcaatctaaaaaaaatgtatttttttccagagctttttacttttaattatttacacagTAATCGCAGAGAATTTGAAATATCTTTGTCAGCACATCATCATCGTCTATTTACTTCATCGAAAAAAGTttctcatattttatataattaaaaatattgtatcataTTATTTCCTGCATAttactattttacatttatcttccTACATTTCTCTATGCAAACGAATTTTCAGTACTATAATACCATTATCTGCAGTTGTTTCAGTTCTAAAGGTTTAGCTTCATACACTATTAGCGCTAAATCCCTTGTTTTACTCTTATCGTACGATCCACGCGCCGATAAGCACAATAACGGACggttgggaa
This genomic window from Solenopsis invicta isolate M01_SB chromosome 13, UNIL_Sinv_3.0, whole genome shotgun sequence contains:
- the LOC105193074 gene encoding lipase 3 → MGGKLVFLILVLSVVSLEAKLHFQRDFPFSQRTILNYLFPKSPHITRVRKPEEVRTGKNATVLDFIGLVERHGYSAEEHYVTSEDGYDLVVHRISRSPFFKDSPQKKQVVFLQHGIWCTSDCWVLLGPDKDLAFLLADQGYDVWLGNWRGNSYCRRHRKISPQDKEFWQFSQDEIATNDLPVMIDYVLHTTKQKTLRYIGHSMGTTVLLILLSTKPEYNAKIKIGVLLSPVGILKDVSAIIEPIRPKIPQIKEFFDSNEIYEVVPLTSTSVKIARTLCAERAITQPVCTTIMFLITGFDAPQVNTTALPEILSYFPAGGSTKNLYHYYQNIMAQKFQAYDYGPLGNYKHYGQKTPLIYDLKKIVAPLALFYGANDQINLRSNVLETSKFLPNVVLLEENPYKMFNHIDFTWAKDGKFLLFDRLIGLLQAFDVHTEKRNNYSNINIIF
- the LOC105202222 gene encoding ankyrin repeat domain-containing protein 6, coding for MAEKLREAAAHGDVDRVARLLNENVKPLPDENGRGPLLLAAAGGHVEVCEILLLQGVDVSAPDDHGNSALHEASWRGYSRTVAVLAKALGTQRAPLHARNLAGFAPLHLACQNGHNQSCRELLLAGSNPDLQNNYGDTPLHTSARYGHAGVMRILISALCKVSDQNKNGDTALHIAAAMGRRKLTRILLEASCDRSLRNKQGETAKDIARRKNHTEILEIISKARGKSRTRSKSREGDSIDGKIDDGKPMKSDKKREKTGSGTSGGGGSSSKKDRKKYKSNSKQHKVRFEKAIMGRQWSPYGCHYYPDPEAFPQPRLDSLPSDPLGRGEQYYLDLAGNIRKGPVGVGYTCYCAPFFRHMEAKLERDKAELKAHIDQAHEDQAHEKLDLKVANLERRTRGQISELTRCVQEERSKCDERYSHLQQHLQRGGRGRYSERPAKTNYSQDVILPTRTRSLEDLLDDRPQDRSFEIPGETPIHRGSLDDLDIPAIPRLSTSMRDLPSGSGMIKSSLRVLDIPPKLNDTFDGVIGPSGTSPLDMMPADSVPVKGRRQQRNCVSYDMHVMNMSVDENKIQKISDGNMTEWNGRRSVHEMIKRFQQVPDMHNGWRRIRSGGSEQASLDEHTKCTQNQRVHSQDNESESSEGEDDDVEQSKTYKEMNCREDISKDAPYDNIARMPYRSRNPVYSPTPPLHDTHNDSGYSTRMYGSSKGASPSLSGQLECDVILSPSTGSFTSGEQLAALLEQPRRHDLTVYERNADNVVINIGTASLV